In a genomic window of Phaeodactylum tricornutum CCAP 1055/1 chromosome 6, whole genome shotgun sequence:
- a CDS encoding predicted protein, which yields MNNAAASGLFLGGTRESGEDVRVGNVTAAIAVANVVKSSLGPVGLDKMLVDDIGDVTITNDGATILAQLEVEHPAARLLVDLAQLQDKEVGDGTTSVVIIAAELLRRGNDLVKNGIHPTTILSGYRSALKAAVAYIKSTMVVPVSKLSDEHLLQAARTSMSSKLIGKEGDFFAQLAVDAVKSVATISPSDGKAKYPLSAIHILKAHGKSSLDSHLMQGGFALLGTRASQGMPSTIDPADGESDVKIAMLDMNLQRHRMAMGVQIQITDPKEVENIKKRELDITKEKIQKILQTGAKVVLTTKGIDDTCMKYFVEAGALCARRCNKEDLKRLAKATGGKLVVTLADMEGEESFDVDSLGKCTSAAEVRVGDGEMLHFYGCKGAGASTIVLRGANEYMLDEMDRALHDALCVVKRMLESSTLVPGGGAVEAALSVYLEQFAETLETREQLAIQEFADALLVIPKTLAVNAAKDSSELVAKLRAVHAKHQKAENPTDTDYQNFGLDLINGEIRNNLLAGVVEPAMSKIKSLRFATEAAITILRIDDRITVSEQG from the exons ATGAATAACGCAGCGGCCTCAGGACTG TTTCTCGGGGGTACCCGCGAATCGGGCGAAGACGTCCGCGTTGGGAACGTGACAGCCGCAATTGCGGTTGCCAACGTTGTAAAGTCGAGTTTGGGACCCGTCGGTTTAGATAAAATGCTCGTGGACGACATTGGGGATGTTACGATTACCAACGATGGTGCGACTATTTTGGCTCAGCTCGAAGTCGAGCATCCCGCGGCGCGCCTTTTGGTGGATCTGGCACAGCTCCAGGATAAAGAGGTTGGTGACGGAACGACGTCGGTTGTCATTATCGCCGCGGAGCTTTTGCGAAGAGGAAACGATCTCGTGAAAAATGGAATTCATCCCACTACCATTCTCTCGGGTTATCGTTCTGCGTTAAAGGCCGCGGTGGCTTACATCAAAAGCACTATGGTGGTACCGGTATCCAAGCTGTCGGACGAGCACCTTTTGCAAGCTGCTCGCACCTCCATGTCCAGCAAACTCATCGGCAAGGAAGGAGACTTTTTTGCACAGCTTGCTGTCGATGCCGTCAAGAGTGTAGCTACGATAAGTCCCTCCGACGGCAAGGCCAAGTACCCCCTGTCGGCTATCCACATCCTCAAGGCACACGGCAAGTCAAGCTTGGATTCACACCTTATGCAAGGTGGTTTTGCCCTCCTGGGCACTCGAGCTTCCCAAGGTATGCCCTCGACGATTGATCCTGCTGACGGTGAATCCGATGTCAAAATTGCCATGTTGGACATGAACTTGCAGCGTCACCGCATGGCAATGGGCGTACAGATCCAAATCACGGATCCCAAAGAAGTCGAAAACATCAAGAAACGGGAGCTCGACATTACCAAGGAAAAAATTCAAAAAATTCTGCAAACGGGAGCCAAGGTCGTCCTCACCACCAAGGGTATCGACGACACGTGTATGAAATACTTTGTCGAAGCAGGTGCTCTGTGCGCAAGGCGGTGCAACAAGGAGGACTTGAAGCGCTTGGCCAAGGCAACCGGCGGTAAGCTAGTTGTCACCCTGGCCGACATGGAGGGTGAAGAGTCCTTTGATGTGGACTCGCTTGGTAAATGTACGTCGGCTGCTGAAGTCCGTGTAGGCGACGGCGAGATGCTACATTTTTATGGTTGCAAAGGGGCCGGGGCATCCACGATAGTACTGCGAGGAGCGAACGAATACATGCTAGATGAAATGGATCGGGCCTTGCACGATGCGCTTTGCGTCGTTAAAAGAATGCTCGAGTCGTCTACCCTGGTTCCAGGTGGTGGAGCTGTGGAAGCGGCCCTATCCGTATATTTGGAGCAATTTGCGGAAACACTGGAAACACGAGAGCAATTGGCTATCCAAGAGTTTGCCGACGCATTGTTGGTGATTCCCAAAACTCTCGCTGTCAATGCGGCGAAAGACAGCTCCGAACTTGTCGCCAAGCTTCGGGCGGTTCATGCCAAGCACCAGAAAGCTGAGAACCCCACGGATACCGATTATCAAAATTTTGGACTGGATCTAATAAATGGTGAAATTCGCAACAATCTTTTGGCCGGTGTTGTGGAGCCCGCGATGTCAAAGATCAAATCCTTACGCTTTGCCACCGAAGCTGCGATAACGATTCTACGTATTGACGACCGCATCACAGTGTCGGAACAAGGATAA